Proteins encoded within one genomic window of Polaribacter sp. NJDZ03:
- a CDS encoding DUF983 domain-containing protein — protein sequence MANVIDMLKCKCPNCKKGKMYSELGNLLLLRSPKMYTTCSECHFKFEKEPGFFFGAMFVTYALISAEMIAGMVLFKFILDFSYITVALLAITTIILLSTFNLRLSRSIWIYMFYH from the coding sequence ATGGCAAATGTAATTGATATGTTAAAATGTAAATGTCCTAATTGTAAAAAAGGGAAAATGTATAGCGAATTAGGGAATCTTCTTCTGCTTAGATCTCCTAAAATGTATACAACTTGTAGCGAGTGTCATTTTAAATTCGAGAAAGAACCAGGTTTCTTTTTTGGAGCTATGTTTGTAACTTATGCACTTATATCGGCAGAAATGATAGCAGGTATGGTTTTATTTAAGTTTATATTAGATTTCTCTTACATAACTGTTGCGCTTTTAGCAATTACAACGATTATTTTATTAAGTACCTTTAATCTAAGACTTTCTAGATCTATTTGGATTTATATGTTTTATCACTAG
- a CDS encoding 4'-phosphopantetheinyl transferase superfamily protein, whose amino-acid sequence MPLYKSLTINENTKVFIWKIDESFNELNKNVLLSDKSQIRLDSMKSDLHQRGFLSVRHLLKEAGYSDADLIYDEFGKPHLKDGKYISITHSFTFSGLIISDDLHVGIDIEMQRDKILKIAHKFTHVKEYVTIANHNALISKLTIVWGGKESLYKIYGKKKLRFLENIYIEDFKFSDAKTTGEIRYEGKTTAYNIEFLEFDGFTCVYAY is encoded by the coding sequence ATGCCTCTTTACAAAAGTTTAACGATTAACGAAAACACCAAAGTATTTATTTGGAAAATTGATGAATCCTTTAATGAATTAAATAAGAACGTTTTACTTTCTGATAAAAGCCAAATTCGTTTAGATAGTATGAAATCTGACTTACACCAAAGAGGTTTTTTAAGTGTCCGTCATTTATTAAAAGAAGCAGGCTATTCTGATGCTGATTTAATTTATGATGAATTTGGAAAACCGCATTTAAAAGATGGAAAGTATATTTCTATTACCCATTCTTTTACTTTTTCTGGCTTAATAATTTCTGATGATTTACATGTTGGTATTGATATTGAAATGCAACGTGACAAAATATTAAAAATTGCACACAAGTTTACGCACGTTAAAGAGTATGTTACCATTGCAAACCACAATGCTTTAATTAGTAAATTGACGATTGTTTGGGGAGGAAAAGAGAGTTTGTATAAAATTTACGGAAAGAAAAAATTACGCTTTTTAGAAAATATTTATATTGAAGATTTTAAGTTTTCTGATGCTAAAACTACGGGAGAAATTAGATATGAAGGAAAAACGACTGCCTACAATATTGAATTTTTAGAGTTTGATGGTTTTACGTGTGTCTATGCTTATTAA
- a CDS encoding helix-turn-helix domain-containing protein: MKIPVLKIDQFKESESLKDLYVNSFSNHLELNKKLIDKPHSHNFYLCVLFTGGFGTHEIDFNSYQVNPGKVFFLKPGQTHSWQFDTKPEGFIFFHSQEFYEIKFLDHTLHSFPFYYSNQNPPFLELSPLKIDVLKLKFEEVYAEYQQQNLLRELKIINLINSIYIDLTRAYTADVNLEKLVSTSYSIILENLENLIHQHFYKEKLPKFYSDQLNITTKHLNRVVKKALNKTTSQLISERIILESKRLIIHSGNNLAAIAETLQFSDYAYFSRFFKSKTGCTPMDFRKKYTS; this comes from the coding sequence ATGAAAATACCTGTTTTAAAAATTGATCAATTTAAAGAATCTGAATCTTTAAAGGATTTGTATGTCAATTCTTTTTCAAACCATTTGGAATTGAATAAGAAGTTAATTGACAAACCTCACAGTCATAATTTTTACTTATGTGTTCTTTTTACCGGAGGATTTGGTACGCATGAAATTGATTTTAATTCTTACCAAGTAAACCCAGGGAAGGTTTTCTTTTTAAAACCTGGTCAAACTCATTCTTGGCAGTTTGATACAAAACCAGAAGGTTTTATCTTTTTCCACTCTCAAGAATTTTATGAAATAAAATTTTTAGATCATACCCTTCACTCATTTCCTTTTTATTATTCGAATCAGAATCCGCCTTTCTTAGAATTGTCTCCATTAAAAATAGATGTATTAAAACTAAAGTTTGAAGAAGTGTACGCAGAATATCAACAACAAAACTTGTTAAGAGAGTTAAAAATAATAAACCTTATAAATAGTATTTATATAGATTTAACAAGGGCTTACACTGCAGATGTTAATTTAGAAAAACTCGTTTCTACTAGTTATTCAATTATACTAGAAAATCTAGAAAACTTAATACACCAACATTTTTATAAAGAGAAATTACCTAAATTTTATTCCGATCAATTAAACATCACCACAAAACACCTCAACAGGGTTGTAAAAAAAGCACTGAACAAAACTACAAGTCAATTAATTTCTGAAAGAATTATCTTAGAATCGAAAAGGTTAATTATTCATTCTGGAAATAATTTAGCTGCTATTGCAGAGACACTTCAGTTTTCTGATTATGCCTATTTTTCTCGATTCTTTAAATCTAAAACTGGTTGTACGCCAAT